The following are encoded together in the Candidatus Methylomirabilota bacterium genome:
- the coxB gene encoding cytochrome c oxidase subunit II has product MRKSLLSRIPTALLLLAVALLLSSCGWSLWDSPMTTVRPKSGFGRMTHEIFMLISWWTLGIGIVVEGALLWVCVHFREKPGQPIPKQVHGHTLLEVSWTIAFAVVLLIFAIPTIPVIFETQAAPPATSLRVDVSGRQWWWEFKYPDLKIVTANELHLPAGQTVAFNLHAPDVIHSFWMPQLGGKRDVVPGRVNRITLAPDEPGEYPGQCAEYCGMSHANMRFRVIVHSKTDFEKWVAGQQEPPVQPTDPLAQKGQELFSQSACVGCHTIAGVSGGVLGPNLTHFGSRKSMGANLMANTPGNLARWIENPGHMKPGVLMPDLGMRGEQPKALAAYLLSLK; this is encoded by the coding sequence ATGCGAAAGAGCCTCCTCTCCCGCATCCCCACGGCGCTCCTGCTGCTGGCCGTCGCACTGCTGCTCTCCTCCTGCGGGTGGTCGCTGTGGGACTCGCCCATGACCACCGTCAGGCCGAAGTCCGGGTTCGGCCGGATGACCCACGAGATCTTCATGCTGATCTCATGGTGGACGCTCGGCATCGGCATCGTGGTCGAGGGCGCGCTCCTCTGGGTCTGCGTCCACTTCCGCGAGAAGCCCGGCCAGCCGATCCCGAAGCAGGTCCACGGCCACACGCTCCTCGAGGTCTCCTGGACCATCGCCTTCGCGGTCGTCCTGCTGATCTTCGCCATCCCGACAATCCCCGTCATCTTCGAGACGCAGGCGGCGCCCCCGGCGACGTCATTGCGGGTGGACGTGAGTGGGAGGCAGTGGTGGTGGGAGTTCAAGTACCCCGACCTCAAGATCGTCACGGCCAACGAGCTGCATCTTCCGGCTGGACAAACGGTTGCTTTCAACCTCCACGCCCCCGACGTCATCCACTCGTTCTGGATGCCCCAGCTGGGCGGCAAGCGGGACGTGGTGCCCGGCCGGGTCAACCGCATCACGCTGGCGCCCGACGAGCCGGGCGAGTACCCCGGCCAGTGCGCCGAGTACTGCGGCATGTCGCACGCCAACATGCGCTTCCGCGTCATCGTCCACAGCAAGACCGACTTCGAGAAATGGGTGGCCGGCCAGCAGGAGCCGCCAGTCCAGCCCACAGATCCTCTCGCGCAGAAGGGCCAGGAGCTCTTCTCCCAGTCGGCCTGCGTGGGCTGCCACACGATCGCGGGCGTCTCGGGCGGGGTGCTGGGACCCAACCTGACGCACTTCGGCAGCCGGAAGAGCATGGGCGCCAACCTGATGGCGAACACGCCGGGGAACCTGGCCAGGTGGATTGAGAACCCGGGCCACATGAAGCCGGGCGTCCTGATGCCGGACCTGGGCATGCGGGGCGAGCAGCCCAAGGCGCTCGCCGCCTATCTCCTGAGCCTGAAATAA
- the ctaD gene encoding cytochrome c oxidase subunit I: MATHAAYMTGTKKLTAGSVLWSWITTVDHKRIGQLYGVSAFFFFLVGGIEAVIMRLQLAHPDGTLVGAQRFNELFTMHGTTMVFLAIMPLGAAFFNYMIPLLIGARDVAFPRLNALSYWVFFSGALLLHLSFLVGAVPDGGWFGYANLTSAQFSPSHGIDFWMLGLQVLGISSLMAGFNFIVTIINMRAPGMTLMRMPLFVWMSFVVQFLVVLAFPAITVALILLMFDRLFGTLFFAPAGGADPLLWQHLFWIFGHPEVYILILPAMGIVSEVLPTFSRKPLFGAPVVIYSGIMIGFLGFGVWSHHMFSVGMGPVADAAFSISTMLIAVPTGVKILNWIGTLWGGRIYFASALYFSLGFIAMFTLGGLSGVMHASPPVDLQQTDSYFIVAHFHYVLFGGSIFGLFSGVYYWWPKIFGKLLDERLGKLHFWLMMIGFNVTFFPMHFLGLVGMPRRIYTYAPDLGWNFWNLIATIGALVIVLSFLVFIWNVITTTRSGAPAPADPWDGRTLEWTIPSPPPVYNFATVPVVHDRDDFWAQKYGDGHGTPPRKPVITPAADPASIHMPPPSYWPILLAGAFFVMMSGVLVSIYQVIVGGFLTLYCMVRFMLEYHHQTDVGPPAGGHH; this comes from the coding sequence ATGGCGACACACGCGGCGTACATGACCGGGACGAAGAAGCTGACCGCCGGGAGTGTGCTCTGGTCCTGGATCACGACCGTGGACCACAAGCGCATCGGGCAGCTCTACGGCGTCTCGGCCTTCTTCTTCTTCCTGGTGGGAGGGATCGAGGCCGTGATCATGCGCCTGCAGCTGGCGCATCCCGACGGCACGCTCGTCGGCGCCCAGCGTTTCAACGAGCTGTTCACCATGCACGGGACCACCATGGTGTTCCTGGCGATCATGCCGTTGGGCGCCGCCTTCTTCAACTACATGATCCCGCTTCTGATCGGCGCCCGGGACGTGGCCTTCCCGCGGCTGAACGCGCTGTCCTACTGGGTCTTCTTCTCGGGCGCCCTGCTGCTGCACCTGAGCTTCCTCGTGGGCGCGGTGCCCGACGGCGGCTGGTTCGGGTACGCGAACCTGACCTCGGCCCAGTTCTCGCCCAGCCACGGCATCGACTTCTGGATGCTGGGCCTGCAGGTGCTCGGCATCTCCTCGCTGATGGCCGGCTTCAACTTCATCGTGACCATCATCAACATGCGCGCCCCCGGCATGACGCTCATGCGCATGCCGCTGTTCGTCTGGATGAGCTTCGTGGTGCAGTTCCTGGTCGTCCTGGCCTTTCCGGCCATCACGGTGGCGCTGATCCTGCTGATGTTCGACCGCCTCTTCGGCACGCTCTTCTTCGCCCCGGCCGGCGGCGCCGACCCGCTGCTCTGGCAGCACCTCTTCTGGATCTTCGGCCACCCCGAAGTCTACATCCTGATCCTGCCCGCCATGGGTATCGTGTCCGAGGTGCTGCCGACGTTCTCGCGCAAGCCACTCTTCGGCGCGCCCGTGGTCATCTACTCCGGCATCATGATCGGCTTCCTCGGCTTCGGCGTGTGGAGCCACCACATGTTCTCGGTGGGCATGGGCCCCGTCGCCGACGCGGCCTTCTCCATCTCCACCATGCTGATCGCCGTGCCGACGGGGGTGAAGATCCTGAACTGGATCGGCACGCTCTGGGGCGGCAGGATCTACTTCGCGAGCGCGCTCTACTTCTCGCTCGGCTTCATCGCCATGTTTACCCTGGGGGGCCTCTCGGGCGTCATGCACGCCTCCCCGCCGGTGGACCTGCAGCAGACCGACTCTTACTTCATCGTCGCCCACTTCCACTACGTGCTGTTCGGGGGCTCGATCTTCGGGCTCTTCTCGGGCGTCTACTACTGGTGGCCGAAGATCTTCGGCAAGCTGCTCGACGAGCGGCTGGGCAAGCTGCACTTCTGGCTGATGATGATCGGCTTCAACGTCACGTTCTTCCCGATGCACTTCCTGGGGCTCGTCGGGATGCCGCGGCGGATCTACACGTACGCGCCCGACCTCGGCTGGAACTTCTGGAACCTGATCGCCACGATCGGCGCGCTCGTCATCGTGCTCTCCTTCCTGGTCTTCATCTGGAACGTGATCACGACCACGCGCTCGGGCGCCCCCGCGCCGGCCGATCCGTGGGACGGGCGCACGCTGGAATGGACCATCCCCTCGCCGCCGCCCGTGTACAACTTCGCCACCGTGCCGGTGGTCCACGATCGCGACGACTTCTGGGCGCAGAAGTACGGCGACGGCCACGGCACGCCGCCGAGGAAGCCCGTCATCACACCGGCAGCGGATCCCGCGTCCATCCACATGCCGCCGCCGTCCTACTGGCCCATCCTCTTGGCGGGCGCCTTCTTCGTGATGATGTCGGGCGTCCTCGTCAGTATCTACCAGGTCATCGTGGGCGGCTTCCTGACCCTGTACTGCATGGTCCGGTTCATGCTCGAGTACCATCATCAAACGGACGTGGGGCCGCCCGCGGGAGGGCATCATTGA
- a CDS encoding response regulator, which produces MGRIRERFGKWIRRGADPAPPKNPLLFAGHEEIQDIARQMARTKVELDRSILTLRSWARDLSRRVAESGGRLDQGHDLRSLGETVGGLAHNFNNSLAAILAYTELLLRDAPKESTGHRRLVVVREVALEASATVRRLQDFVSRQPEVAFGPVGLPAVIQEALDLTAPRWRDDAERRGVVITVTQDMEALPPVEGIAFELRDALVRLILNAVQAMPEGGTLGIRAASEESGWIVIEVHDTGIGMTEEHSRLVANRALEKAPTDRGGRGLAEVAEIIERHGGSMSIESEPGRGTVGRLRLHASRFQIIPPTEGVVAPVHPEQASRILLVDDDPRLLTVLSDMLQSYGHAVTTAAKGEEAVQMFDPTLYDVVITDLGMPRMNGWEVAERIKAQSPETPVFLLTGWGESVAAHEGSQFVDRVVAKPVSAEALMEQLAELHRTRAPAP; this is translated from the coding sequence GTGGGACGGATCCGAGAGCGGTTCGGCAAGTGGATCCGTCGGGGCGCCGACCCGGCGCCTCCCAAGAATCCCCTGCTATTCGCCGGCCATGAAGAGATCCAGGACATCGCGCGCCAGATGGCGCGCACCAAGGTCGAGCTCGATCGATCCATCCTGACGCTCAGGAGCTGGGCCCGCGACCTCTCCCGCCGCGTGGCCGAGAGCGGGGGGCGGCTCGACCAGGGCCACGACCTTCGCTCGCTGGGCGAAACCGTGGGCGGTCTCGCGCACAACTTCAACAACTCGCTCGCGGCCATCCTGGCCTACACCGAGCTGCTCCTCCGCGACGCGCCCAAGGAGTCGACCGGCCACCGCCGGCTCGTGGTCGTCCGCGAAGTTGCGCTCGAGGCGTCGGCGACGGTGCGGCGGCTCCAGGATTTCGTCTCGCGCCAGCCGGAGGTCGCCTTCGGTCCCGTCGGTCTCCCGGCCGTCATCCAGGAAGCCCTCGACCTGACGGCGCCACGCTGGCGCGACGACGCCGAGCGCCGCGGCGTCGTCATCACCGTCACGCAGGACATGGAAGCGCTGCCGCCCGTCGAGGGCATCGCCTTCGAGCTGCGCGATGCTCTCGTGCGCCTTATCCTCAACGCCGTCCAGGCCATGCCCGAGGGCGGCACGCTCGGCATCCGCGCCGCCAGCGAAGAGTCGGGCTGGATCGTCATCGAGGTGCACGACACGGGTATCGGCATGACCGAAGAACACTCGCGCCTCGTGGCCAACCGCGCCCTTGAAAAGGCCCCGACGGACCGCGGGGGCCGAGGGCTGGCCGAGGTCGCCGAGATCATCGAGCGCCACGGCGGCAGCATGAGCATCGAGAGCGAGCCGGGTCGAGGCACGGTCGGCCGGCTGCGCCTGCACGCGAGCCGCTTCCAGATCATCCCGCCCACCGAGGGCGTCGTGGCGCCCGTGCACCCGGAGCAGGCCTCCCGGATCCTGCTCGTGGACGACGACCCGCGTCTGCTCACCGTCCTCTCCGACATGCTCCAGTCCTACGGGCACGCCGTCACCACGGCCGCCAAGGGCGAGGAGGCGGTGCAGATGTTCGACCCGACCCTGTACGACGTGGTCATCACGGACCTCGGCATGCCGCGCATGAACGGCTGGGAGGTCGCCGAGCGCATCAAGGCCCAGTCCCCCGAGACGCCGGTGTTCCTCCTGACGGGCTGGGGGGAGAGCGTTGCCGCTCACGAAGGCAGCCAGTTCGTGGACCGCGTGGTCGCCAAGCCGGTCTCCGCCGAAGCCCTGATGGAGCAGCTGGCCGAGCTGCACCGCACGCGCGCTCCGGCCCCGTGA
- a CDS encoding Zn-dependent hydrolase, which yields MAAPLAISLPRLRTHLEALSRFGRNPDGRGITRSCWSPAHEEARAWLLGRMKEAGLSTWVDEAGNTFGRLGNGGRSVVTGSHIDTVPNGGPLDGALGVLAGLECLQAIHESGARTRLPLMVAAWSDEEGRYAGLFGSSAFAGKLDAKQIPRLRAADGERLVDAMARAGFNAYDAPKARCNPKTLSAYVELHIEQGPHLEAAKIPIGVVEGIVGNRRSWVTFRGQADHAGTTPMAWRRDAFMAAAEYALRARRLIITKGSGKSVTNFGRVEVGPGVSNIVPDRCVLLHEMRELDPRVLARLERQCLALAKQVAKKWKLKVTINPISRSQPARCAPRVMRAVEAAAAGLKLKVKRMPSGAGHDAQNLALVTDSGMLFIPSQGGRSHRPDETSDWRAIERGANALLHTLLGLAG from the coding sequence ATGGCCGCCCCGCTCGCGATCTCCCTGCCGCGCCTCCGGACCCATCTCGAAGCCCTCTCGCGCTTCGGGCGCAACCCGGACGGCCGTGGCATCACCCGCTCCTGCTGGAGCCCGGCGCACGAGGAGGCCCGCGCCTGGCTGCTGGGGCGGATGAAGGAAGCCGGGCTCAGCACCTGGGTGGACGAGGCGGGCAACACCTTCGGCCGGCTCGGCAACGGCGGCCGGTCGGTCGTTACGGGCTCACACATCGACACGGTGCCCAACGGCGGCCCGCTCGACGGCGCGCTGGGCGTCCTGGCCGGGCTCGAGTGTCTCCAGGCCATCCACGAGTCGGGCGCGCGCACCCGGCTGCCGCTCATGGTCGCCGCGTGGAGCGACGAGGAGGGGCGCTACGCGGGGCTCTTCGGCTCGAGCGCCTTCGCCGGCAAACTCGACGCCAAGCAGATCCCGCGCCTCCGTGCCGCTGACGGCGAACGGCTCGTGGACGCCATGGCGCGGGCGGGCTTCAACGCCTACGACGCTCCCAAGGCGCGCTGCAACCCCAAGACGCTCTCGGCCTATGTCGAGCTGCACATCGAGCAGGGTCCGCACCTCGAGGCGGCGAAGATCCCCATCGGCGTCGTCGAGGGCATCGTGGGCAACCGCCGGAGCTGGGTGACCTTCAGGGGCCAGGCCGACCACGCCGGCACCACACCCATGGCCTGGCGCCGGGACGCTTTCATGGCGGCGGCCGAGTATGCCCTGCGCGCGCGGCGGCTGATCATCACGAAGGGCAGCGGCAAGAGCGTCACCAACTTCGGTCGGGTCGAGGTCGGCCCGGGCGTCTCCAACATCGTGCCGGACCGCTGCGTCCTGCTCCACGAGATGCGCGAGCTCGACCCGAGGGTATTGGCCCGGCTCGAGCGGCAGTGCCTGGCCCTGGCCAAGCAGGTCGCGAAGAAGTGGAAGCTCAAGGTGACGATCAACCCGATCTCCAGGAGCCAGCCCGCGCGCTGCGCTCCGCGCGTCATGCGGGCCGTGGAGGCCGCGGCGGCCGGGCTCAAGCTCAAGGTCAAGCGAATGCCCTCCGGCGCGGGCCACGACGCTCAGAATCTCGCCCTGGTGACGGACTCAGGCATGCTCTTCATCCCCTCGCAGGGCGGGCGCAGCCACCGACCAGACGAGACCTCCGACTGGCGGGCCATTGAGCGGGGCGCCAACGCGCTCCTGCACACTCTGCTCGGGCTGGCCGGCTAG
- a CDS encoding cytochrome c oxidase subunit 3 — protein MAAEHAAAAHDPNIGCTGLDHRKMGMWAFLGSECMFFGSLIGTYLAYKGKSINGPGPHEILNIPLTSVSAFDLLMSSLTMVLALAAVQRNDMKWGKIWLFVTAVLGAGFVGFQIFEFTHFVHLGLTLQTNLFGSTFFVLTGFHGAHVTGGVIWLLSLWVLARRGKLGPQDSLKVEICGLYWHFVDIVWIAIFTLIYLIP, from the coding sequence ATGGCCGCCGAGCACGCCGCCGCCGCGCACGACCCGAACATCGGCTGCACGGGGCTCGACCATCGCAAGATGGGGATGTGGGCCTTCCTCGGCTCCGAGTGCATGTTCTTCGGCTCCTTGATCGGCACCTACCTGGCCTACAAGGGCAAGAGCATCAACGGACCGGGCCCCCACGAGATCCTGAACATCCCGCTGACCTCGGTCAGCGCCTTCGATCTCCTCATGTCGTCCCTGACGATGGTGCTGGCGCTGGCCGCAGTCCAGCGCAACGACATGAAGTGGGGCAAGATCTGGCTCTTCGTGACGGCGGTGTTAGGCGCGGGCTTCGTCGGCTTCCAGATCTTCGAGTTCACGCACTTCGTCCACCTGGGCCTGACGCTCCAGACGAACCTCTTCGGCTCGACCTTCTTCGTGCTGACGGGCTTCCACGGCGCCCACGTCACGGGCGGCGTCATCTGGCTGCTGTCACTCTGGGTGCTGGCGCGGCGCGGGAAGCTCGGTCCGCAGGACTCGCTCAAGGTCGAAATCTGCGGGCTGTACTGGCACTTCGTGGACATCGTCTGGATCGCCATCTTCACCCTCATCTACTTGATCCCGTAG
- a CDS encoding acyl-CoA dehydrogenase, whose product MDFALTPEQTSFRDEVRSWLAKNLPKDWSDRMRVGSDVPRPEVYDFLRTWQRKMYDAGFMGLTWPKDYGGRGLTFMEEMIFQEQIALAKAPPVLNILAIGMAGPTIIAYGTEEQKRRYPAKMLSCEEIWCQGYSEPNSGSDLASLQTRAEKVGDHYVVNGQKVWTSIAHQADWMMLLARTDGKAEKHKGITYFLLDMHSPGVTVKPLKQITGDDEFNEVYFDNVKVPEANILGGLNNGWAVGMTTLMYERLALGFGLQVRLRIALDGLVDLAKRTKKNGAPATQDPNVRQKLAQMWIDTEVFKYTGARAVTKLLKGELPGPEASAGKMMWVEGHQRLQELAMELQGPYSQLGRGSRWAVDGGVWQYSYLRSRANSIEGGTTEIQKNIIGERVLGLPKG is encoded by the coding sequence ATGGATTTTGCGCTGACCCCGGAGCAGACATCTTTCCGGGATGAAGTCCGATCCTGGCTCGCGAAGAATCTGCCCAAGGACTGGAGTGACCGGATGCGGGTGGGGTCCGACGTGCCCCGGCCGGAGGTCTACGACTTCCTCCGCACGTGGCAGCGCAAGATGTACGACGCGGGCTTCATGGGCCTGACCTGGCCGAAGGACTACGGCGGCCGCGGGCTTACCTTCATGGAGGAGATGATCTTCCAGGAGCAGATCGCGCTCGCCAAGGCGCCCCCCGTGCTCAACATCCTGGCCATCGGCATGGCCGGTCCCACCATCATCGCCTACGGCACCGAGGAGCAGAAGCGGCGCTATCCGGCGAAGATGCTGTCCTGCGAGGAGATCTGGTGCCAGGGCTACTCGGAGCCCAACTCGGGCTCGGACCTGGCCTCGCTCCAGACGCGCGCAGAGAAGGTGGGCGACCACTACGTCGTCAACGGCCAAAAGGTGTGGACGTCCATCGCGCACCAGGCCGATTGGATGATGCTGCTGGCGCGCACCGACGGGAAGGCCGAGAAGCACAAGGGGATCACCTACTTCCTCCTGGACATGCACAGCCCGGGCGTGACCGTGAAGCCGCTCAAGCAGATTACCGGCGACGACGAGTTCAACGAGGTCTACTTCGACAACGTCAAGGTGCCCGAGGCCAATATCCTGGGCGGCCTCAACAACGGCTGGGCCGTGGGCATGACCACGCTGATGTACGAGCGGCTGGCCCTGGGCTTCGGCCTCCAGGTGCGGCTCCGGATCGCCCTCGACGGACTCGTGGACCTGGCCAAGCGCACGAAGAAGAACGGCGCGCCGGCCACACAGGACCCCAACGTGCGCCAGAAGCTGGCGCAGATGTGGATCGACACCGAAGTGTTCAAGTACACCGGGGCCCGCGCCGTCACCAAGCTGCTCAAGGGCGAGCTGCCCGGACCCGAGGCCTCGGCCGGCAAGATGATGTGGGTCGAGGGCCACCAGCGTCTCCAGGAGCTGGCCATGGAGCTCCAGGGCCCGTATTCCCAGCTCGGCCGGGGCAGCCGGTGGGCCGTGGACGGGGGCGTCTGGCAGTACAGCTACCTCCGCTCGCGCGCCAACTCCATCGAGGGCGGGACGACCGAGATCCAGAAGAACATCATCGGCGAGCGTGTGCTCGGCCTTCCGAAAGGCTAG
- a CDS encoding COX15/CtaA family protein, producing MAGSPPRACPPRAWTWAAIVALSLLMTMGNIVSATGSGLACPDWPLCHGRLLPPAETQVLIEFSHRLKAIPFTLLLLVTVVLTWRRTTARAPRRLSLILVALLAAQIGLGGVTVLFKLPDLVSTAHLVNALLILAGLIILAEGTRAHPPVPARLKRLAMAGLAALLLQLALGGYVRHAGAGLACPDFPLCSGSLLPHHWESGIHWIHRWLGVVLLGLFVHLALAARRTALARPAAAAAVLAVLQVALGIMAVLGGLAVPLRAAHAVVAYALWGVLVWLSAHAEGWITVARGAEARTGEINGGVARAS from the coding sequence ATGGCAGGTAGCCCGCCGCGCGCCTGCCCGCCGCGCGCCTGGACATGGGCGGCCATCGTCGCCCTCTCCCTTCTCATGACCATGGGCAACATCGTGAGCGCCACCGGCTCCGGCCTCGCTTGCCCCGACTGGCCGCTCTGCCACGGGCGCCTCCTGCCGCCCGCCGAGACCCAGGTCTTGATCGAGTTCAGCCACCGGCTCAAGGCCATCCCGTTCACCCTGCTGCTGCTCGTGACCGTGGTCCTGACGTGGCGGCGCACGACGGCGCGCGCGCCGCGACGCTTGAGCCTCATCCTGGTCGCCCTCCTCGCGGCACAGATCGGCCTGGGCGGCGTGACGGTGCTCTTCAAGCTGCCTGATCTCGTGAGCACCGCCCACCTCGTGAACGCGCTCCTGATCCTCGCCGGGCTCATCATCCTGGCCGAGGGCACGCGGGCGCACCCCCCGGTGCCGGCGCGGCTCAAACGGCTGGCCATGGCCGGCCTGGCGGCGCTCCTCCTCCAGCTGGCGCTCGGCGGCTACGTGCGCCACGCGGGCGCGGGGCTCGCCTGCCCCGACTTCCCGCTCTGCAGCGGCAGCCTCCTTCCGCACCACTGGGAGAGCGGAATTCACTGGATCCACCGGTGGCTCGGCGTGGTGCTCCTCGGGCTCTTCGTCCACTTAGCACTGGCGGCGCGGCGCACGGCGCTGGCAAGGCCCGCGGCGGCGGCGGCGGTGCTCGCCGTCCTGCAGGTGGCGCTGGGGATCATGGCCGTGCTCGGAGGGCTGGCCGTGCCGCTCCGCGCGGCGCACGCCGTGGTCGCCTACGCGCTGTGGGGAGTGCTCGTCTGGCTCTCGGCGCACGCCGAGGGGTGGATTACCGTCGCGCGGGGCGCGGAAGCCCGGACAGGCGAGATCAACGGCGGGGTCGCCCGTGCCTCCTAG
- a CDS encoding acyl-CoA dehydrogenase family protein produces the protein MNFGFNEEQELLRSTARKFFDNECASETVRKLMDGPEGMTPDLWKKIAEQGWTGLIFPDEHGGMGLGFVDLVVLMEEMGRSVVPGPFFSTVLLGGLAIREAGTDAQKKAWLPKISSGDARATLAWMEPSAELGAGGITLQAAAKGAGFTLDGTKLFVHDAHTADVIVVAARTSSGQNPPAGGQNPPAGGQNPEDGVSLFLVPKGTPGLSVTLLPTMDQTRKLCEVGLKDVALGADALMGQAGSGWAPLARVIDRATVALCAEMCGGAQKVLEMTVEYAKIRQAFGRPIGSYQGVKHKAADMLVDVENSKSITYYAAWAMDEGVPEGQLAVSMAKAYVSDAYRRVSGAGIQLHGGIGFTWEHDLHLYFKRAKGSEFTFGDATWHRERVAQLVNL, from the coding sequence ATGAACTTTGGGTTCAACGAAGAGCAGGAGCTGCTGCGGAGCACCGCGCGGAAGTTTTTCGACAACGAGTGCGCCTCGGAAACCGTCCGCAAGCTCATGGACGGCCCCGAAGGCATGACGCCCGACCTCTGGAAGAAGATCGCCGAGCAGGGGTGGACCGGGCTCATCTTCCCCGACGAGCACGGCGGCATGGGCCTGGGCTTCGTGGACCTCGTGGTGCTGATGGAGGAGATGGGCCGCTCGGTCGTGCCCGGACCGTTCTTCTCTACCGTGCTGCTGGGAGGCCTCGCCATCCGCGAAGCGGGCACCGACGCTCAGAAGAAGGCGTGGCTGCCGAAGATCTCCTCGGGCGATGCGCGCGCGACGCTCGCCTGGATGGAGCCCTCCGCCGAGCTAGGCGCCGGCGGCATCACGCTCCAGGCGGCGGCCAAGGGCGCAGGCTTCACGTTGGACGGCACCAAGCTCTTCGTCCACGACGCCCACACCGCCGACGTGATCGTCGTCGCGGCCCGTACGTCCTCCGGGCAAAATCCCCCAGCGGGCGGGCAAAATCCCCCAGCGGGCGGGCAAAATCCCGAAGACGGCGTGTCCCTCTTCCTCGTTCCCAAGGGCACGCCCGGCTTGAGCGTCACGCTCCTGCCGACCATGGACCAGACGCGCAAGCTCTGCGAGGTCGGGCTCAAGGACGTCGCGCTCGGGGCCGATGCGCTCATGGGGCAGGCCGGCTCGGGCTGGGCGCCGCTTGCCCGCGTCATCGACCGGGCCACGGTCGCCCTCTGCGCCGAGATGTGCGGCGGCGCGCAGAAGGTGCTGGAGATGACGGTCGAGTACGCGAAGATCCGGCAGGCCTTCGGCCGGCCCATCGGCTCCTACCAGGGCGTCAAGCACAAGGCCGCGGACATGCTGGTGGACGTCGAGAACAGCAAGTCGATCACGTACTACGCCGCGTGGGCCATGGACGAGGGCGTGCCTGAGGGCCAACTCGCAGTCAGCATGGCGAAGGCGTATGTCTCGGACGCCTACCGCCGGGTCTCCGGCGCCGGCATCCAGCTCCACGGCGGCATCGGGTTCACCTGGGAGCACGACCTGCACCTCTACTTCAAACGGGCCAAGGGGTCGGAATTCACCTTCGGCGACGCCACGTGGCATCGCGAACGGGTGGCCCAGTTGGTCAACCTCTAG
- a CDS encoding cytochrome c oxidase assembly protein translates to MAHLVPGPAGPPPLGPDGFDWTAWHPDPTVVAGVAALGGLYVAALRRGRAQGRPVKGVQVVSFFAGLAVLLGSLTGPLHDLSDYYLFSAHMVQHLLLVFAMPPLLLYGTPGWMLSPLLQHPRVLRLGRRLTRPSGAFASFNLVLVAWHLPPLYNLAMDHHGVHIVQHLMIMVVSVLLWWPVVSPSPELPRAPYPVQMLYLFVVGLPMVVVSIFITMAGTVLYPYYAAAPRVWEALTPHTDQHLGGLIMWIPGGLAFLIAISVVFFRWQAAGGQDGAIAPLGASHGR, encoded by the coding sequence ATGGCGCACCTAGTGCCCGGGCCCGCGGGGCCGCCGCCCCTCGGCCCCGACGGCTTTGACTGGACCGCGTGGCACCCCGATCCCACCGTCGTCGCGGGCGTCGCGGCGCTGGGCGGCCTGTACGTGGCCGCGCTCCGCCGCGGGCGCGCCCAGGGTCGGCCCGTGAAAGGCGTCCAGGTCGTCTCCTTCTTCGCGGGGCTCGCGGTGCTGTTGGGCTCGCTGACCGGACCGCTCCACGACCTCTCGGACTACTACCTCTTCAGCGCGCACATGGTGCAGCACCTCCTGCTGGTCTTCGCCATGCCGCCGCTCCTGCTCTACGGCACGCCGGGCTGGATGCTCTCGCCGCTCCTGCAGCACCCGCGGGTGCTGCGCCTCGGACGGCGCCTGACGCGGCCCTCGGGCGCGTTCGCGAGCTTCAATCTCGTGCTCGTGGCCTGGCACCTGCCGCCGCTCTACAACTTGGCGATGGACCACCACGGCGTGCACATCGTCCAGCACCTGATGATCATGGTCGTGTCGGTCCTCCTGTGGTGGCCGGTCGTGTCGCCCTCGCCCGAGCTGCCGCGCGCGCCCTATCCCGTGCAGATGCTGTACCTGTTCGTGGTCGGCTTGCCCATGGTCGTCGTCTCGATCTTCATCACGATGGCCGGAACCGTGCTGTACCCCTACTACGCTGCGGCGCCCCGGGTGTGGGAGGCGCTCACACCGCACACCGACCAGCACCTGGGCGGCCTCATCATGTGGATCCCCGGGGGGCTCGCCTTCCTGATCGCGATCAGCGTCGTCTTCTTCCGCTGGCAGGCCGCCGGTGGCCAGGACGGCGCCATCGCCCCGCTCGGAGCCTCGCATGGCAGGTAG
- a CDS encoding cytochrome C oxidase subunit IV family protein, which yields MDSSHAAPAEAHAPGGGHATVQTYIRVAVVLGILTAIEIGALYVPGLPSHALVALLLVFSVFKFGLVVAFFMHLRYDNKLLTVLFVGPLLIAMCIILAIMALFSAYVLLARG from the coding sequence ATGGATTCGAGCCACGCCGCTCCCGCAGAAGCCCACGCCCCGGGCGGGGGCCATGCCACAGTCCAGACCTATATCCGGGTGGCCGTGGTGTTGGGCATTCTCACGGCCATCGAGATCGGCGCGCTGTACGTGCCAGGCCTCCCGAGCCACGCCCTGGTCGCGCTGCTCCTCGTCTTCTCGGTCTTCAAGTTCGGGCTGGTGGTCGCCTTCTTCATGCACCTGCGCTACGACAACAAGCTCCTGACCGTGCTCTTCGTCGGCCCGCTGCTCATCGCCATGTGTATCATCCTCGCCATCATGGCGCTCTTCAGCGCCTACGTCCTGCTCGCGCGCGGGTAG